A single region of the Actinoplanes sp. SE50/110 genome encodes:
- a CDS encoding isochorismatase family protein has product MRIEAPSTALIAIDLMPRIVSQNMGPHSGADVVARSLALADAVRAAGGLVVPVRVERPGVAEQPPGSGLVPEFTPRPGDLEIVKRTIGAFPGTGLEQALRDRRITTIILTGIATTMGVESTARTAADLGFDLIFAADAMSGMTETEHHHALTVTLPRFGEIRTTAEILARLG; this is encoded by the coding sequence ATGAGAATCGAGGCACCGAGTACCGCCCTGATCGCCATCGACCTGATGCCGCGCATCGTGTCGCAGAACATGGGCCCGCACTCCGGCGCCGACGTGGTCGCGCGGTCGCTCGCCCTGGCCGACGCGGTACGAGCGGCCGGCGGACTGGTCGTCCCGGTCCGCGTCGAGCGCCCCGGCGTCGCCGAACAGCCGCCCGGCAGCGGCCTCGTCCCCGAGTTCACCCCTCGCCCCGGCGACCTCGAGATCGTCAAGCGCACCATCGGCGCCTTCCCCGGCACCGGCCTCGAGCAAGCGCTCCGCGACCGCCGCATCACCACGATCATCCTGACCGGAATCGCCACCACGATGGGCGTCGAATCCACTGCCCGGACCGCCGCCGATCTGGGCTTCGACCTCATCTTCGCCGCCGACGCGATGTCCGGCATGACCGAGACGGAGCACCACCACGCGCTCACGGTCACGCTTCCCCGCTTCGGCGAGATCCGTACCACCGCGGAAATCCTCGCCCGGCTCGGATGA
- a CDS encoding alpha/beta fold hydrolase: protein MSATVAKWSGMVAVDDTRLAVTDTGGAGRPVVYVNGQFSTQPYWRRVVRELGPQWRHITYDERARGRSERSGDYSFAAWLRGLDAVMTARGVARPLLVAWSYGAVVAAHWASLHPERTSGLVLVDGAFPYDWLDDAVEQRIRKLFRRINRCAPVLRPFGLLPRMSAEQQAESNIELGRLSRVAELGPVLDGITVPVRYVVASGTSLGSKGDEQEQIRTSLEQVLVRNPNIEVSAKVPSNHGAILRRNAAEVAAAVREVAASAGTTGRGGSMFPL, encoded by the coding sequence ATGTCCGCGACGGTGGCGAAGTGGTCCGGCATGGTGGCGGTGGACGACACGAGGCTGGCGGTGACCGACACCGGTGGCGCCGGGCGGCCGGTGGTCTATGTGAACGGGCAGTTCTCCACCCAGCCCTACTGGCGGCGGGTGGTGCGCGAGCTGGGCCCGCAGTGGCGGCACATCACCTACGACGAACGCGCCCGCGGGAGGTCGGAGCGGTCCGGGGACTACTCGTTCGCGGCATGGCTGCGGGGCCTCGACGCGGTGATGACCGCGCGCGGGGTGGCGCGGCCGCTGCTGGTGGCCTGGTCCTACGGTGCGGTGGTGGCCGCGCACTGGGCGAGTCTGCACCCGGAGCGGACGTCCGGGCTGGTACTGGTGGACGGCGCTTTTCCGTACGACTGGCTGGACGACGCGGTCGAGCAGCGGATCCGGAAGCTGTTCCGGCGGATCAACCGGTGCGCGCCGGTGCTGCGGCCGTTCGGGCTGTTGCCGCGGATGTCGGCGGAGCAGCAGGCGGAGAGCAACATCGAGCTGGGCCGGCTGTCCCGGGTCGCGGAGCTCGGTCCGGTGCTGGACGGGATCACCGTGCCGGTGCGGTATGTGGTGGCTTCCGGGACTTCACTCGGCAGCAAGGGGGACGAGCAGGAGCAGATCCGCACCAGTCTGGAGCAGGTGCTCGTGCGGAACCCGAACATCGAGGTGAGCGCCAAGGTGCCGAGCAACCACGGCGCGATCCTGCGCAGGAATGCCGCGGAGGTCGCGGCGGCGGTGCGGGAGGTCGCGGCGTCGGCGGGCACGACGGGCCGAGGCGGATCGATGTTTCCACTATGA
- a CDS encoding DUF11 domain-containing protein — MVLRRCPRRLTVLLLLILCGLTVPAARPRPARAAQTTCAPGVTLINGDFESPAIAANSMSLINEGPDMPGWKTTAPDHVFELWHEVRQGFNAATGVQFVELNANYVSTLYQDVATTPGQTLRWELRHRGRLGTDVMAVRIGPAGGALVQQGSTLSDVATAWGTWSMNYTVPAGQTTTRFAFESVSAAQNKPTYGNFLDGISFGTAACLLTTTSVSAATANVGDVLTYTVNADNRGGNPAKFSVLSDTLPAGTTFVPGSIRSITGSASTAISDNADGDTGEYDSVARTVRVRAGTGATAASGGRGRERAVDRRAERPGAEHRGGAADHVRRIEQQRRGRRAATLAVRPAVLHGQRPDPAERRRGRRPDHLRLHRDQQRQRADGQHRGRRHQR; from the coding sequence GTGGTCCTACGACGCTGTCCGCGCCGCCTCACGGTGCTGCTCCTGCTGATCCTGTGCGGTCTGACGGTGCCCGCCGCCCGGCCGCGCCCGGCCCGGGCGGCGCAGACCACCTGCGCGCCCGGCGTCACGCTGATCAACGGCGACTTCGAGTCCCCGGCGATCGCGGCGAACTCGATGTCGCTGATCAACGAGGGTCCGGACATGCCGGGCTGGAAGACCACCGCGCCGGACCACGTCTTCGAGTTGTGGCACGAGGTCCGGCAGGGCTTCAACGCCGCGACCGGGGTGCAGTTCGTCGAGCTGAACGCGAACTACGTCTCCACGCTGTACCAGGATGTCGCCACCACGCCCGGGCAGACGCTGCGCTGGGAGCTGCGGCACCGCGGCCGGCTCGGCACCGACGTGATGGCCGTCAGGATCGGCCCGGCCGGCGGCGCCCTGGTGCAGCAGGGCTCGACGCTCTCCGACGTGGCCACCGCGTGGGGCACCTGGTCGATGAACTACACCGTCCCGGCCGGCCAGACGACCACCCGGTTCGCCTTCGAGTCGGTGTCGGCCGCGCAGAACAAGCCCACCTACGGCAACTTCCTGGACGGCATCTCGTTCGGCACCGCGGCCTGCCTGCTCACCACCACCTCGGTCAGCGCGGCCACGGCCAACGTCGGCGACGTGCTCACCTACACGGTCAACGCGGACAACCGCGGCGGCAACCCGGCGAAATTCTCCGTGCTCAGCGACACGCTGCCGGCCGGCACCACGTTCGTGCCCGGCTCGATCCGCTCGATCACCGGTTCCGCCAGTACCGCGATCAGCGACAACGCGGACGGCGACACCGGCGAATACGATTCGGTGGCCCGCACCGTGCGGGTCCGGGCCGGGACCGGCGCCACCGCGGCCTCCGGCGGACGTGGTCGCGAACGTGCCGTTGACCGACGCGCTGAGCGTCCAGGCGCAGAACACCGCGGCGGTGCTGCCGACCACGTACGCCGCATTGAGCAGCAGCGTCGCGGTCGCCGTGCCGCAACCCTCGCTGTCCGTCCTGCTGTCCTCCACGGTCAGCGACCCGACCCGGCAGAACGCCGCCGCGGCCGGCGACCTGATCACCTACGGCTACACCGTGACCAACAACGGCAACGTGCAGATGGACAGCATCGCGGTCGCCGACACCAAAGGTGA
- a CDS encoding VOC family protein, which produces MALRVDLTFDCVRAQELAEFWKAALGYADEPPPPPFRTREEWVASFGEPAEDAGGGAWLHDPEGLGPRLCFLEVPEPKVAKNRLHIDVRVGRYGDPWPRILAKVEDLRAIGGRVVTTFDGHHVTMADPEGNEFCVAA; this is translated from the coding sequence ATGGCACTGCGGGTGGATCTGACGTTCGACTGTGTGCGGGCGCAGGAGTTGGCCGAGTTCTGGAAGGCGGCTCTCGGCTATGCGGACGAGCCGCCCCCGCCCCCGTTTCGGACCCGCGAGGAGTGGGTGGCCTCCTTCGGGGAGCCCGCGGAGGACGCGGGCGGCGGCGCCTGGCTGCACGATCCGGAGGGGCTCGGCCCGAGGCTCTGTTTCCTGGAGGTGCCCGAGCCGAAGGTCGCGAAAAACCGGCTGCACATCGACGTCCGCGTCGGTAGGTACGGCGACCCCTGGCCACGCATCCTGGCCAAGGTCGAGGACCTCCGGGCGATCGGCGGGCGCGTGGTGACCACATTCGACGGCCACCATGTGACGATGGCCGATCCGGAGGGCAACGAGTTCTGCGTGGCCGCCTAA